One part of the Glycine soja cultivar W05 chromosome 11, ASM419377v2, whole genome shotgun sequence genome encodes these proteins:
- the LOC114376881 gene encoding probable serine/threonine-protein kinase PIX7 isoform X1 has protein sequence MNMKVVVSMENEKKCGCWAVLKRGVRGACKPSASRDSPNTIPRTSLVYDAATETRYLNASNRELCPPNEARLSSDNPDPPPQEKKVPCQLLQFTFQELKAATGNFRPDSILGEGGFGYVFKGWIEEDGTAPAKPGSGITVAVKSLKPDGLQGHREWVAEVDFLGQLHHPNLVKLIGYCIEDDQRLLVYEFMTRGSLENHLFRRTVPLPWSNRIKIALGAAKGLAFLHNGPEPVIYRDFKTSNILLDTEYNAKLSDFGLAKAGPQGDKTHVSTRVVGTYGYAAPEYVMTGHLTAKSDVYSFGVVLLEILTGRRSMDKKRPSGEQNLVSWARPYLADKRKLYQLVDPRLELNYSLKGVQKISQLAYNCLSRDPKSRPNMDEVMKALTPLQDFNDLAILSYHSRLSQQGRRKKKDGTPQITYTQSKSMRASPLNTGKQHR, from the exons ATGAATATGAAAGTTGTTGTGAGCATGGAGAACGAGAAGAAGTGCGGTTGCTGGGCTGTCCTCAAACGCGGCGTTAGAGGTGCGTGCAAACCTTCAGCTTCCAGAGACTCTCCTAACACTATCCCTCGAACTAGTCTCGTTTATGATGCAG CAACCGAGACAAGATACTTGAATGCTAGCAATCGAGAACTTTGTCCTCCAAATGAAGCTCGATTATCTTCTGATAATCCTGATCCCCCACCTCAAGAGAAAAAGGTTCCTTGCCAGCTCCTTCAATTTACATTTCAAGAACTAAAGGCTGCAACTGGAAATTTCAGACCTGATAGCATTCTTGGGGAGGGTGGCTTTGGTTATGTTTTCAAAGGTTGGATTGAGGAAGATGGAACGGCGCCAGCGAAACCCGGGTCAGGGATTACAGTGGCTGTCAAAAGCTTGAAGCCAGATGGCCTTCAAGGCCATAGAGAATGGGTG GCTGAAGTTGACTTTCTTGGACAGCTTCACCATCCTAACCTTGTGAAACTTATTGGTTATTGCATTGAAGATGATCAGCGGCTTCTTGTTTACGAGTTTATGACCCGTGGAAGTCTAGAAAATCATCTATTCAGAA GAACCGTACCTCTTCCGTGGTCCAACAGGATTAAGATTGCCCTTGGTGCAGCAAAAGGATTGGCCTTCCTCCATAATGGTCCCGAACCAGTCATTTATAGAGATTTTAAAACATCTAACATCTTGCTTGATACG GAGTATAATGCGAAGCTTTCAGATTTTGGTCTAGCAAAAGCAGGGCCTCAAGGAGACAAAACACATGTTTCTACCAGGGTAGTTGGAACTTATGGTTATGCTGCTCCAGAATATGTCATGACAG gACACTTGACAGCTAAAAGTGATGTTTATAGCTTTGGAGTTGTGTTACTTGAGATATTAACAGGAAGAAGATCAATGGACAAGAAGCGCCCGAGTGGGGAACAAAATCTTGTTTCATGGGCTAGGCCATACTTAGCTGACAAGCGAAAACTGTACCAACTCGTGGATCCTCGCCTTGAACTAAATTATTCTCTAAAAGGAGTGCAGAAGATTTCCCAGTTAGCTTATAATTGCCTTAGTAGAGACCCCAAATCCCGTCCTAACATGGATGAAGTTATGAAGGCTCTGACTCCATTGCAGGATTTTAATGACCTTGCAATCTTGTCTTATCACTCTCGCTTATCTCAACAAGGGAGGcggaagaagaaagatggaacTCCACAGATCACATACACACAATCCAAGAGCATGAGGGCTTCTCCCTTGAATACTGGCAAGCAGCATCGATGA
- the LOC114376881 gene encoding probable serine/threonine-protein kinase PIX7 isoform X2, whose translation MNMKVVVSMENEKKCGCWAVLKRGVRATETRYLNASNRELCPPNEARLSSDNPDPPPQEKKVPCQLLQFTFQELKAATGNFRPDSILGEGGFGYVFKGWIEEDGTAPAKPGSGITVAVKSLKPDGLQGHREWVAEVDFLGQLHHPNLVKLIGYCIEDDQRLLVYEFMTRGSLENHLFRRTVPLPWSNRIKIALGAAKGLAFLHNGPEPVIYRDFKTSNILLDTEYNAKLSDFGLAKAGPQGDKTHVSTRVVGTYGYAAPEYVMTGHLTAKSDVYSFGVVLLEILTGRRSMDKKRPSGEQNLVSWARPYLADKRKLYQLVDPRLELNYSLKGVQKISQLAYNCLSRDPKSRPNMDEVMKALTPLQDFNDLAILSYHSRLSQQGRRKKKDGTPQITYTQSKSMRASPLNTGKQHR comes from the exons ATGAATATGAAAGTTGTTGTGAGCATGGAGAACGAGAAGAAGTGCGGTTGCTGGGCTGTCCTCAAACGCGGCGTTAGAG CAACCGAGACAAGATACTTGAATGCTAGCAATCGAGAACTTTGTCCTCCAAATGAAGCTCGATTATCTTCTGATAATCCTGATCCCCCACCTCAAGAGAAAAAGGTTCCTTGCCAGCTCCTTCAATTTACATTTCAAGAACTAAAGGCTGCAACTGGAAATTTCAGACCTGATAGCATTCTTGGGGAGGGTGGCTTTGGTTATGTTTTCAAAGGTTGGATTGAGGAAGATGGAACGGCGCCAGCGAAACCCGGGTCAGGGATTACAGTGGCTGTCAAAAGCTTGAAGCCAGATGGCCTTCAAGGCCATAGAGAATGGGTG GCTGAAGTTGACTTTCTTGGACAGCTTCACCATCCTAACCTTGTGAAACTTATTGGTTATTGCATTGAAGATGATCAGCGGCTTCTTGTTTACGAGTTTATGACCCGTGGAAGTCTAGAAAATCATCTATTCAGAA GAACCGTACCTCTTCCGTGGTCCAACAGGATTAAGATTGCCCTTGGTGCAGCAAAAGGATTGGCCTTCCTCCATAATGGTCCCGAACCAGTCATTTATAGAGATTTTAAAACATCTAACATCTTGCTTGATACG GAGTATAATGCGAAGCTTTCAGATTTTGGTCTAGCAAAAGCAGGGCCTCAAGGAGACAAAACACATGTTTCTACCAGGGTAGTTGGAACTTATGGTTATGCTGCTCCAGAATATGTCATGACAG gACACTTGACAGCTAAAAGTGATGTTTATAGCTTTGGAGTTGTGTTACTTGAGATATTAACAGGAAGAAGATCAATGGACAAGAAGCGCCCGAGTGGGGAACAAAATCTTGTTTCATGGGCTAGGCCATACTTAGCTGACAAGCGAAAACTGTACCAACTCGTGGATCCTCGCCTTGAACTAAATTATTCTCTAAAAGGAGTGCAGAAGATTTCCCAGTTAGCTTATAATTGCCTTAGTAGAGACCCCAAATCCCGTCCTAACATGGATGAAGTTATGAAGGCTCTGACTCCATTGCAGGATTTTAATGACCTTGCAATCTTGTCTTATCACTCTCGCTTATCTCAACAAGGGAGGcggaagaagaaagatggaacTCCACAGATCACATACACACAATCCAAGAGCATGAGGGCTTCTCCCTTGAATACTGGCAAGCAGCATCGATGA
- the LOC114377533 gene encoding uncharacterized protein LOC114377533 isoform X1 produces the protein MSAIIVCGKRSALFQDLPPKRIRCSSSSSPVHLSPPPSSLLHHLAALFPDMDHHLLEKALQDCGNDIDSAIRSLNQLRLGAPPPPSLDSTPIASDIAPPQLQGGAKCDAEVSGSDDPAAGLKYPTSGAEWVELFVIEMMNASNMDDAKSRASRMLEALEKSICARASVETERNIHQENMMLKEQVEALIQENVILKRAVGIQHERQKEYEDRNQELKHLKQLVSQYQEQVRALEVNNYALTMHLKQAEQSSSIPGRFHPDVF, from the exons ATGTCTGCGATCATAGTGTGCGGGAAGAGATCAGCGCTGTTCCAAGACCTTCCTCCCAAGAGGATCcgttgttcctcttcttcttctcccgtTCACCTctctcctcctccttcttccCTCCTCCACCACCTCGCCGCCCTTTTCCCTGACATGGACCACCACCTTCTCGAGAAAGCTCTCCAAGATTGCGGCAACGACATCGACTCCGCTATCAGAAGCTTAAACCAGCTCCGACTAGGAGCACCACCGCCTCCTTCTCTTGATTCTACTCCCATCGCATCTGATATTGCTCCTCCTCAATTGCAAG gTGGAGCAAAATGTGATGCAGAAGTTTCAGGTTCTGATGATCCAGCAGCTGGACTAAAGTATCCTACAAGCGGTGCCGAATGGGTAGAGCTTTTTGTTATTGAAATGATGAATGCTTCAAACATGGATGATGCCAAATCTCGAGCTTCAAGAATGCTAGAGGCATTGGAGAAGTCCATTTGCGCAAGAGCAAGTGTTGAAACAGAGCGAAACATTCACCAG GAAAATATGATGCTGAAGGAACAAGTGGAGGCCCTTATTCAAGAAAACGTGATTCTGAAGCGTGCTGTCGGTATTCAGCACGAACGCCAGAAAGAATATGAAGACAGAAATCAAGAGTTGAAGCATTTGAAGCAATTAGTGTCGCAGTACCAGGAACAGGTAAGAGCTTTAGAGGTAAACAATTATGCATTGACAATGCACCTAAAGCAGGCTGAACAAAGTAGTTCCATCCCTGGCCGTTTTCATCCCGATGTTTTCTAG
- the LOC114377533 gene encoding uncharacterized protein LOC114377533 isoform X2 produces the protein MSAIIVCGKRSALFQDLPPKRIRCSSSSSPVHLSPPPSSLLHHLAALFPDMDHHLLEKALQDCGNDIDSAIRSLNQLRLGAPPPPSLDSTPIASDIAPPQLQGGAKCDAEVSGSDDPAAGLKYPTSGAEWVELFVIEMMNASNMDDAKSRASRMLEALEKSICARENMMLKEQVEALIQENVILKRAVGIQHERQKEYEDRNQELKHLKQLVSQYQEQVRALEVNNYALTMHLKQAEQSSSIPGRFHPDVF, from the exons ATGTCTGCGATCATAGTGTGCGGGAAGAGATCAGCGCTGTTCCAAGACCTTCCTCCCAAGAGGATCcgttgttcctcttcttcttctcccgtTCACCTctctcctcctccttcttccCTCCTCCACCACCTCGCCGCCCTTTTCCCTGACATGGACCACCACCTTCTCGAGAAAGCTCTCCAAGATTGCGGCAACGACATCGACTCCGCTATCAGAAGCTTAAACCAGCTCCGACTAGGAGCACCACCGCCTCCTTCTCTTGATTCTACTCCCATCGCATCTGATATTGCTCCTCCTCAATTGCAAG gTGGAGCAAAATGTGATGCAGAAGTTTCAGGTTCTGATGATCCAGCAGCTGGACTAAAGTATCCTACAAGCGGTGCCGAATGGGTAGAGCTTTTTGTTATTGAAATGATGAATGCTTCAAACATGGATGATGCCAAATCTCGAGCTTCAAGAATGCTAGAGGCATTGGAGAAGTCCATTTGCGCAAGA GAAAATATGATGCTGAAGGAACAAGTGGAGGCCCTTATTCAAGAAAACGTGATTCTGAAGCGTGCTGTCGGTATTCAGCACGAACGCCAGAAAGAATATGAAGACAGAAATCAAGAGTTGAAGCATTTGAAGCAATTAGTGTCGCAGTACCAGGAACAGGTAAGAGCTTTAGAGGTAAACAATTATGCATTGACAATGCACCTAAAGCAGGCTGAACAAAGTAGTTCCATCCCTGGCCGTTTTCATCCCGATGTTTTCTAG
- the LOC114374164 gene encoding calmodulin-like protein 3, giving the protein MDLATLLLTVLFIAGLINVFFYIPTTKISAWLQTFFPNNNSCNKTKTNLAPSPSPSSPTTKMAESGSQKKKEELRKLFSTFDKNGDGFITKQELRESLRNIGIFMADKEVDDIVVKYDSNSDGLIDFEEFCLLTSECVGGDHHEKEGGVMGNEEVDLKEAFDVFDKDNDGLISVEELALVLTSLGLREGRKIEECKEMIKKVDMDGDGMVNFNEFKRMMMNGGKLAFNA; this is encoded by the coding sequence ATGGATCTAGCTACACTGCTGCTAACTGTTCTCTTCATCGCAGGCCTcataaatgttttcttttacATACCCACCACCAAGATTAGTGCGTGGCTTCAAACTTTCTTCCCCAACAATAATTCTTgcaacaaaaccaaaaccaacttggctccttctccttctccctcttcaCCAACGACCAAGATGGCGGAGAGTGGTTcccaaaagaagaaggaagagctTAGAAAACTGTTCTCCACATTCGACAAAAACGGCGACGGGTTCATAACGAAGCAGGAGCTGAGGGAGTCCCTGAGGAACATCGGAATCTTCATGGCAGACAAAGAGGTGGATGATATTGTTGTCAAGTACGATTCCAACAGTGACGGCTTGATCGATTTTGAAGAGTTTTGCTTGTTGACAAGTGAGTGTGTAGGAGGGGATCATCATGAGAAAGAGGGTGGTGTTATGGGAAATGAAGAGGTTGATTTGAAGGAGGCTTTTGATGTGTTTGATAAAGACAATGATGGGCTTATTTCGGTGGAGGAGTTAGCTTTGGTGCTTACTTCGTTGGGGTTAAGGGAAGGGAGAAAGATTGAAGAGTGCAAAGAGATGATTAAGAAGGTTGATATGGATGGAGATGGCATGGTCAATTTTAACGAGTTCAAGAGAATGATGATGAATGGAGGAAAGCTTGCCTTCAACGCATAG